The genome window ACTATCTTGTCAATGGCCTCCCGGTTGTTCCTTATGTGGCTCAATGCAATTTGGTACGCATTATCTGATAGTGTCTTGATGGCAGAATCAATATCTTCAGCAAGCTTTTCTGACATTGAGTTCCTTGCCATCATTCTCATGAAGATATCAGCACTCTGGGCTGATGAGTCCATAAGTGACCATGGGCCAATATTTGACATTCCGAATGTAACCACCATCTGCCAACAGATCATTGAAATCCCACCATTAACTTTTTcagtggaggagaaaaaaaaaagcagtttAAGAGCTATTAATTACAAAAGCAAAGTAGGAATGCCATAGATATGCCTAGATATAGGGGAAGACGAATAACTTAACTGAGAACCAAGCAGAATTATGTAATTTTAAGCATCAACTACtagaaacaaaaaaccaaaaccgaTGGTAAATTTTGCAATACATTGCTTGGGCaaataaggaaaatgttaaattacCTGTTTTGCCAAACCAGTAATCTGCTGCAAATCACCAGCTGCACCTGTTGTCACCTCTGGCTCACCAAAGATCACTTCTTCTGCAGCTCTGCCACCAAGTCCACCAACAATTCTCGCAAAGAGCTGCTGCTTAGAGATAAGGGTAGGATCATCGGTAGGAATAAACCAGGTAAGACCCCGTGCCTGACCACGTGGAACGAGGGTCACTTTTTGAACAGGATCATGCCCTGGAGTCAAAGTACTGCACAGAAGAAAAACATAGAATCatatcataaattattttgggcTCTATCAAATGATGACTGTTTGAAAAAGAAAGGTCAATCCAAAAATGTTCAGGAAGGCCATAGACAggaggaagagaagagagaaacagTTATGATGGTGAGAGAAAGCGATAGCATATAATAAAATACATGAGATTGATGGAGCTCCACAAACTAGGGAGGCTTATGAGAGGCACAGGGGGCAGAGAAGAGACAAGTAGTTATTAGTGGCTAGGAAGCATGATTGTGAAATTTATATCTTAGAGTAACAGTAACCTTAAATCCATGGTCACCTGCACCATACATTAGCATTCAAAGTTTGGGAATTTGGCCAAAGCTTCcacaaaaaaatgtatttttgagCATTGCCAGACTTATGATAAAGAAACAGATGGTCTTTTGTGTTACTAGAGAAAATTTTTGTATGGTAGTGGTTATTTCAGTAACCATCACAGAAATTGATGATGCCTCTcaatataaaagaaatcttTATCATATTAAATGGTTGTAATGTTGGGTAAAGATTGTATAAAAGCACGCAGTGTACATAAAAGTACTTTATGGCTGAAAATGGccttataatatttattatatggaTAAtatctaaaataaccaaaaccaaaagcTATTATCATACTTACCCACAAATGGCATGCCCAACTTCATGATATGCTACCAGACTTTTGCTTTTCCCATCTGTCATTACTGTTCCTTCCATTCCAGCCACAATCCTATCAATTGAATCATCGATCTCTTTAGATGAAATTGCTGTCTTCCCACGCCTACCAGCCAATATAGCTGCCTCATTTAAGAGGTTTGCAAGATCTGCTCCACTGAAACCAGGTGTTCTCATGGCTATCACATCAAGAGAAACATCTGTATCAAACTTTTTGTTGCTACCATGAACCTTTAATATCTCTGTTCTCCCCCGTATATCTGGAACATCAACAGTTACCTGCAATACAGCACAAATTTTAGTATTCActcaatcaataaaatcaatagtCATTTGTTTGCAAATCCATACCTGTCTGTCAAAACGTCCAGGCCTCAGTAAGGCAGAGTCCAGAATGTCAGCCCTGTTGGTTGCTGCAATCACAATGATGCCAGTGTTACCTTCAAAACCATCCATTTCTGTCAAAAGCTGGTTAAGGGTCTGTTCTCTTTCATCATTCCCTCCACCAATTCCAGTTCCTCTTTGCCGTCCAACGGCATCAATTTCATCAACAAATACAATGCAAGGAGCATTCTCCTTTGCCTTCTTGAAAAGATCACGGACTCGAGAGGCACCAACACCGACAAACATCTCAACAAACTCTGAACCTGAGATAGAGAAAAATGGAACACCAGCTTCACCAGCAATTGCCTTGGCTAGCAGAGTCTTCCCAGTTCCAGGAGGACCGATAAGAAGAACCCCTTTTGGAATGCGAGCCCCAATTGCAGTGAACCTTTCAGGCTTCTTCAGAAACTCCACTACCTCCATGAAATCCTGCTTGGCTTCATCTACTCCAGCAACATCATCAAAAGTCACACCAGTGCTTGGTTCCATTTGGAACTTAGCTTTAGATTGACCAAAAGCAAGGGGGAACCCAGGTCCACCTGGACCACCCATGCCTCCAGATGAACGCCTTGAGAGTAGGAATAGACCTCCAATTAAGATTAAAGGGAAAGCCAAATTCCCAATCAAGTTGAACAAAAGAGAACCTGAGTCTTCTTGAGCATTATGTGCTGCAAAGTCAATGCTCTTTTCCCTGAACTTCTGAAGGAGCTCTTGGCTGAGTCCTGGAAGTTGCACACGAACTCGCTGCACCCGGTTACCAAGTTCAGGAGAAACAGCCTCTACAATAGCTATGGTTCCATTCTCAAACAAATCTACTTTTTTCACCCTATCCTTGTCCAAATACTCCAAAAACCTAGAATAAGACATCCTGGAGGAAGAAACCCCTTGGTCATCAGCCTTAGCATTCCCACTTCCCAGTAAAGCAGGCACACCAACTCCAACATTTCCAAGCAACAACTTTACAAAGTCTCTTCTTCCTTCATGGTGCTTCTGGTCCAAAGATGCCCTTGCAAAAACTGCTTTTGCTGCCTTAACAGATGATGGAAGGCGTGAAGAAGGAAAGAGTTGCCTCCCATATAAGTCCTTGCTCAAACTTGGTTTTGCACTTTGGGTGGATAAACCATTCCCCACAAGGCATGCAGATGATGCTGCCATTGCTGGAACCAGGGAAAAAGGCACTGATATCATTAATATGTAAGTCATATATATAGTCACAAAATACTAAGTGATAACCTAATGAAAATAAGTAGTCTAGTAAATATGCATGAGAACAAACGTTGAATTTGAATCCATGAAGATTTAGGTTATATTAGTACCTCACAAAAACATGAGCAGCTTATGGAAATTAACCAACAGGTGCTCAATATCTTTAAGAAAGGACAAATAtcttttacattaaaaaagaaaaatcaacataaATTATCATCGCAagtgtgaaaaaagaaaattcaagattCATTCAGAATAGAATAAGGGGAAATAAAGTCTTTTAACTACATTTTAGTAATTGAGGCAAATTCGAATCAATGATGCGAAAAATAAAGGACCACAAGAAAAAGATCCTTTATACAAGCAAGTTTTTACACAAGGCCATCCCAAGAGTATCAACATAATTTTGACCCCTATGATACCTCGAACCTAtcccttatttttcttttcagcaTCATAAAAGTTTAGTTTTGTTGTCCTTACTACAATAAGTAACTTATAAAATAGGCAAATAAAAAGAAGCATCTAGAAAGTGTAAATGAGCTGGttgatttttttacaaattaatatagactaaaataaaacaatacaTGTTGATTAGTACTCATCTCTTTCCATCAACCAAACTGGCTGTTCACAATGACATCATAGCTCACTAATCCCATtcgtttattctttttttgaatttctcactatcatatatatatatatatatatatatttttggaggGGGGTGGGGTTGGGTGGTCGggattgttattttattacaattgaCATTTCTGTAAATGAATGACCCTATATTCCAAAAAAAGTTCATTCTGCAGCAAACAATATTGTCAATGTAAATCCATACTGCCATTTCTTTTTCATGTTCCTTTGCCTTGAAAGTGCTAATTATTAGTGCCCCTATTATTTTCCTTGAAAGAGTAAATGCATGAAACCCAAAATTACTTCAGAAACAAAAGGAGTCAATAAAATATGTGTGACTGGAGATGGCAGTCCTTTTGTCTTATCTCTTTCCAGTGAGCATTGCTTTTTTCTTATCACCAACATATAGCACAAAAGTAAAACAGGTCAGGATTAAAATTGTCTGCAAGATTTTAAATTTCCTTACTTCTCCTCTACCTTCAGAATCTCAGCCACCATACATAGCTTCAAAAAATCAACTTTAGCAAGGAATCTGTAttcaatccccccccccccctttttttcatAAGATTTTCCTTAGATGCATATATTTCTTATACACTGTGtaatttctttcattctttaaACCACTAATATACTCAAATCCATTATCCATACAGGTAAGTTTGCCACCACAAAAGCTTGAGACTTGAAATATGCAGTGTTGGACGAgaacacacagacacacacaacCAGACACATTCTGAACTGAAACATAAAGATGGCCTTAACTGTAGTTCTCAATTTAGCACTAACATGTATTCACGAAAATGACATTTAACGACAACTCCAGTAAAATTGAACCAATCTATAAAGCAAATTTGCCTCCAAATTGAAATTAGAAGAAtcgggtaaaaaaaaaacacacttaAAACTTACACCACAACCAAACACATATTGAACTACACAAACATGGCTATAGCTCTACTTCTCAAATACCCACTAATATTGAACCAATCTATAGAGCAAATTTGcctacaaattgaaaatttgaagaattgggtaaaaaaaaaaaaaaaacttaaaacttacaCCACAACCACACACATATTGAACTGAATCACAAACATGGCTATAGCTCTACTTCTCAAATACCCACTAATATTTACTCCCCAATATTACATTTTACCATAATCATTATAAAATTGAACTAATAACTAACTCATACCAACtaacctccttttctttttgggttccAGAAACAGAAAATGAAACAACTTGATTACACATCCTAGTTTTCAACAAAGTATAAACAcagaaaataataagaataagaagaaaaagggtGTACCTTAATTTAATCAGAAGGATTGTATCTGTTTGTGTATTTTGCGTTAGATAATATAAGCTCTGGGCCTCTTTGgcgcacagagagagagagagagagagagagagagagagagagagtagtgtTAGTGAGATGAAAGTAGAGGGAGAGGGGTGGTGTTTATAGAAGGAGTGGATGTGGTTTGGGGAAGGCGTACGTGGCGCCTTTAAAATGGCTGGCTTCCCTGTTTTGCTTGGTGAGATTTTTTCCTCGTGTTCTTTCAACATTCATGTTTGTAAAGTCAGTACCTTTGTTAAGAAAATCTACACCTCATTTATGCTTTTTGTGATAATTGTAAAGTCAgtaccatggttttaaaaaccggtacgATGAAAGAACCGAAAAAGAGACTGATTACCGGTTTTTTGGTTGGACCGGGGTCCGATCGATGGTCGAACCGGtgacgtcataaataatttaattaataattataaaaataaataaataattttataactaatcattttaactaaaaaaattaaacaatagtAAAACATTAAACTTTGGCTTATCAACTTTTAAACACCATTGAACacaattcaaccaaaaaaaaaaaaaaaaaaaacatatacaaacaCTCATAGCCTACAAGtctactataaaatattttagttattttttaatctttcaaataacaaaaagtaagtgCACCATGAGTAATAATATCATTGCCCATTTGATATTTTTTCCCCTCCACACATTCTTGATTCTACATATCCCAAGATTCCCAACAACCACACATTTTGAAATTACATCCACACGTTTTGGTACAACAAACAACAATAGTACCCACCTcactttttgctttttgcttttcatctctttcttcaatactctctcttcctctctggCGTGAATAAGTGCAGTGCAAGATGCAAGAGCAGCAAAAAATAAGCCTCAGCTGAAGCAGACAGGCAAGATGCAAGAGCAGCAAAAAATAAGCCTCAACTGAAGCAGCCAGATCATCACAAATCTGCTTATCTTTGGgcttctttgattctttctcaacataatataataaatctgattttttttattttcttttgagcaAAAGGTAAGTAAagtaaatatgatatttttggtTTACTGTAAGTGTTTTAGGCTTCACCACTTCATACTTGAGAgagcattttcaaaatcaaaatctctcttcttaAATCTGAAATAAcatctctctttttaattttaaattttttttttttgggttaacaGCTGAAGTATTTAGGTAGAAATGCTAAAACCGGTTTAACTGCACCGGTTTCCGGTTATACCGGTTGAACCGGCGGTTTTCACTGTTTATCcggtttttctttcatttccgGTTTTAACTAGTAACCGGACCGGATTAAGGTCCGGTTCCCGGTTGAACCGGCCGGTccggttcggtttttaaaacataGGTCAGTACTTGTCATTTGACTCATTTTAGTTGTTTACGTGATAATTTAAAGGGGttactttttgtttatgttttatgtttttttttttttttaataaataaatttgaataagGAAAGTAATAGATGAACTTCAATAAtaaattgttaataataataatctggaagatgttttccttttattaaaaatttatttctttttaataatttaatagtaatGATGGGAGGAGGGATTTGAATTATGGAGATTTTCATTAGGAAGACCAGATGTGCCAATAAgttaagttataaaatttttgacaatttaaAAAATGCTTAATTATTTgttcactaaaaaaatttcttttgataattgataaaatacTTTAAAGGTCATGTTATCACAAATGATAAATCTCATCTTCTTGTCTCTAATTGTAAGGAATTAATCATTTCATTAAGCgaataaatttgcaaaaaaatactTCATCGGTCTTAGTTTGTTTGTTCTTTATTCTATTTTGgcatgtcccaaaatattgtcctgtttctaaaaatacaaattattaattcactaatgttcttattatacccatactttattttcaaaattatttgaaaagaaaactaacaaatattaaaaaaatcaatctaattggaGTATCTTTTTAGTTGcttcattaagaataactcttaaaaaaaactgataaatttatttaatggtagttttataaatttatacatttttataaggtagataagacaataaatgatgttcacttaaaaaatttaactttttaaatatgacaaacaaattgggacaGAGGAAGTATATGTTTATCCCTCCATTGTAAGgtataaatttgtaattttttattgcaaaaaaatgtaataataataagagaaatactatgttcacaatatttttacaataaatcttaagtgacgGAATTATTATTGGTTGCTTTAGgtgggcaaaaaaataatttaaattgtagAGTCAAATTAGAACCAAGAACATCTTACCACCtacaatttattgtgaaagtgaaagtgttatgaaaatgaTGTAAACGTAACACTTCTCTGATAATAATTGtcaagaattttttaatttagttaggATGGAACTAAGGTTTGATCTTatctttgttgttattgttattacaCTTCAAGAAGAGACCAATCCAATCGTAAAGTTAATTTAGTTAGGATGGAACTAAGGTTTGTTCTTATTGtcgttgttattgttattacaCTTCGAGAAGAGACCAATCCAATCGTAAAGCAATaaattttatagtatttttctttgcatacaCATTACATACTAATCAACAATTATAATTTGGAAGTAACAATGTAAAAACGGTTTGCAAGCAAGTTAAGAGAGAAGTATATTGCCACAcaagagggagggagagagaagtaTATTGGATATGTTTGCCCCACCccataaattacaatttataatACAAAATGTAGTCAATTTAGTACATTAAACAAGCTTTTATGGGTGGATTgtagttagttcaactggtaaagttttttatggttgaataatAGATCTGTagttcaatctccgcctacatcaaaaatcaattggtgttttggtctgataaaaaaatatatgtttattgAGTGAATATCATAgattaaaactctaaaaaaaaaaaaaaaaagcttttatgaatttttttttttttagaagaagctTTTATGGTTTAACCATAGtttagaaacaattttttttttttttttaaaagaaacaaacacacacacaagagagagggaaatagattttaacacaaaaacacatcacaattccactcaaaagtcatggtaactttAACATAGTTTATAATTTAATTCTCCAATAAGTTTGAaggcacccaaaaaaaaaaaattgatcgaGCTTTCAACCAAATTAGCTTTATAGTTGTGGACAATGGAATTAGATGAGTTAAAAATGtgaatgatttttaaaaatatgtgacgtttagcaaaaatttatattttatatagttCTCACTATCTCACAACATAGCAAAAGGGTCCAAAATTAATTGATGCATGAAATATTACATATGGGCAAATGGAGATGAGCTTACAAGAATTCATATAGTTCTCACTATCTCACCCCATAAAAGAATTTCAATCATAATGAATGAGCTTACAAGATGAGTTTCCCCGCTATTCCAAGTAACAATTTTCATAgataaaagttataaaacataAATACACAAGTTAATGATGCATTTTAGTGACCCATGGGCCATCATAAGTTTATGCCAGTTCATCTATTCTATTATCCCAATACATATACACTAGTTGCTCTTGGAGCTGGAGGACTTTTGTTGAACACCTAGCTAGCAATAGCAAATATTgcaaaatatattgaaatataACTTGGTTGATTTACAGGCGCTGATATAGAGAGAAGCATAAATTTCGAGTgcctaaaaaatttaagaataatgtaatttagaaattagaaacaATTTTGCATATTCCGTACTCACAACAAAAGAATTAGGCATCAAAATAACCTTATTGCAACCTGAGCCCTTATGTCGTTTATTTGGATCATTATAAGAGAGTTCATTAGAACAATTAAACCAAGATTTTTTGCATgggtataaaaaattaaaccatttaTCACAGCA of Quercus lobata isolate SW786 chromosome 8, ValleyOak3.0 Primary Assembly, whole genome shotgun sequence contains these proteins:
- the LOC115958469 gene encoding ATP-dependent zinc metalloprotease FTSH 2, chloroplastic — protein: MAASSACLVGNGLSTQSAKPSLSKDLYGRQLFPSSRLPSSVKAAKAVFARASLDQKHHEGRRDFVKLLLGNVGVGVPALLGSGNAKADDQGVSSSRMSYSRFLEYLDKDRVKKVDLFENGTIAIVEAVSPELGNRVQRVRVQLPGLSQELLQKFREKSIDFAAHNAQEDSGSLLFNLIGNLAFPLILIGGLFLLSRRSSGGMGGPGGPGFPLAFGQSKAKFQMEPSTGVTFDDVAGVDEAKQDFMEVVEFLKKPERFTAIGARIPKGVLLIGPPGTGKTLLAKAIAGEAGVPFFSISGSEFVEMFVGVGASRVRDLFKKAKENAPCIVFVDEIDAVGRQRGTGIGGGNDEREQTLNQLLTEMDGFEGNTGIIVIAATNRADILDSALLRPGRFDRQVTVDVPDIRGRTEILKVHGSNKKFDTDVSLDVIAMRTPGFSGADLANLLNEAAILAGRRGKTAISSKEIDDSIDRIVAGMEGTVMTDGKSKSLVAYHEVGHAICGTLTPGHDPVQKVTLVPRGQARGLTWFIPTDDPTLISKQQLFARIVGGLGGRAAEEVIFGEPEVTTGAAGDLQQITGLAKQMVVTFGMSNIGPWSLMDSSAQSADIFMRMMARNSMSEKLAEDIDSAIKTLSDNAYQIALSHIRNNREAIDKIVEVLLEKETMSGDEFRAILSEFVEIPVENRVPTSSPSPVAV